In Rutidosis leptorrhynchoides isolate AG116_Rl617_1_P2 chromosome 6, CSIRO_AGI_Rlap_v1, whole genome shotgun sequence, the DNA window TAAGTTACAAAAAAAATAAACTTGAACCCTTTGATCCTCTAAATGCCGACGGTTCAACAAAGGGGAGGGAGAAGGAGTTTGTCCACAAGATTACTTCATGTAAAGGCTTCAAAAGTTGGTTACAAGGTGCTTGTTCATGGGGACATGGTGTAACTAGATTCTTTAAGCACTAAACCAACTAGTTTCATCTTAAGTAACACTTACATAATTTAGTGGGCTAgctagtccattaaagaagtagggtgggctctttaagtctattaacactaataaaagtccaagttccattaatttacaaattaatccaataaagcccaagtaattaactaataaccttagttaattaaaatgattaataaaacttaatcatgaatgtaaataatacttgaaaatattattcgtgtaagtttcgcgtgtcacaaagacgtttcgggcattcaaaagttaatcgcggtaacaagtaaatgtatataaacaatacattcaataaaacacaagtattaataataaatattaataagtaaacgttggaaaatccagggtcgttacagagtcCAATCTCGTTATTGGGCCTATGAGCCTTCTTGTCTAACATTATGAGCCTGCAAACCCAATTGTACCAGCCCCAAAATTAACTGTTACCAGCCATTTAACATCAATTATTGCTCCAGTAACAATTATAAAAGAAAGATAAAATAATAGCAGTCATTGGATAATAACCATAGGGTCTGTTCGAACAGGAAGGTGAACAAACAGGTTCATCACCTTCATACCCATCACGGTTTCAAAAGAAAACATGGTGGTCTCACGGTGGACAGTAAGAGGTTTTTGATGGTGGTTTTCAAGGTTGATTTTAGTGGTTTGGTTCATTAACAGAAGAAGTAAACGGCAAGCATAGCAgcaacaaaacaacaacaacaaaaatggtAGTGAGGTGATCAAACAAGAGTGGTGATTGAGTTCTCGGTTGTAAACGGAAACAAATTCAGGATTATCACAGGAGCATGACGGTGGTGAGTAGGAGTGGTGATTGAtggactttaaaagaaaacaacaaAGTCACAAAAAAAATAAGTAAAGTGATGGAACCATGGTGGTGTTCATTGATGGTTCTCGGattgaaaaggaaaaaaaaaaacataGATGATGATGGTTGTGGTGGTTCCCGGTTGTGATGGTTTGGGATGGCCGGTGGACTGTGGTGGGTTTGTAAATGGGTTGTGATGGCGTTCGTGATCTCAGAATTAGAAGAAGAGCATTAGCGGTTGCAGGTTCTCGGTGGTGGTGTTCATTGAGGTCACGAATATAAGAGAAAGAGGTAGAGAGTGAGAGTGAAATGGTGGTGATTTTGTGGTGCTCCGGTGGGGATATATGGTGTGGGTTCAAGGTGATCTTGGGTCGATTAAACATATGAACAAACACGCGAGTGGGTGGTGCATGGTGGTCGATCAAAGATGGTTCACGATGGTGGTTTGTTCGATGTTGGAGTGGCCGGAGATAGTGGTGACGTGGTGGTGAGGATGGTTGTGTTTTGGTTTTGTCAAACTTCAAACAAAAGAGCTGGTGATAAGCTTGATGATCGGATATGTGGGTTTGATGAATATCTCTTCTcccatattcatatacatatataatatatataagtatatcaaTCATTTGTGAAGACAACCAAATAGAACAGTAATATGCATAGTACATCAGTCTATAAGTTGGATTTACTTgccgacagtttatcacggatggctatatcgtgtccgttgctaaacagttcacgtataaaagtgttcctaaaaatcccaaatttttagattaaatataattaattatttcactcattaactgtttgaaacctgatcaaaaaggttcggtaattatttattttctgtaccaaataacatgtacggagtactaaaatttaaactaaaaaaataaaaatatttttgacaaatctaaaatcttcgtaatcaatttacagtccaacttttatttcaatccttcatgaacatgtacaatatctatattaaaactaacaaaacatcaaccgagtgttaccgacgttagccaactaagctcgaaatcattcattttccatttactctctctatatataatcagttttaaataacaagttttatcacataaatatatattatatatttttaaacaaatagatttaatattattttatatatttccaagtagtatttatatgcacatttatatacacacacatatatatgtatctatttacaaatagttgttcgtgaatcgtcgagaacagtcgaaggtcaattgaatatatgaaacagttcaaaatttttgaaattcaactttacatactttgcttatcgtgtcaaaaatattaaatcgtattgagagtttggtttaaaattagtcgaaattttcctggTCACTACAGTGAAAGTTCCCACTGGTCGGCCAAATAAAAGAGAATAGAGGCAAGTTGCATAAGAACTCCAAACACTTTATtgataaattttattttattttattttacgtgGGACTGTCCATATATCGTTATATCATTGGTAATATATATATTCGGTAGTGGTGGGTTTTTTTTTCTCTTTCAAACGGTTGCAGCAAAATAACGAATAACATTGAGCAGTAGCAGTGATCTTGTGATGGGGTGGCTTATGGTTTACGATGAAACAGAAAAcatgaaagagagagagagatggtttgttacaaatttcactttttattttacttgggggttgggagtgaataattaatgtaatttttatttaatggttaatgaccaaattttataccataatgacctaaataaataaagatacttaatttaaaattttggaatttttccgaagacttttatccgccactgattaacaacggagcacgaaagTTATCCGTAAATGTGGATATCGACTGAATTGATAAAAGTTATGATGGCTCACTGTTTTCATTATTAAGTGcacgttttatttatttatttatttaataggtAATTAATTCTTTAGAAAGTGATAATAATTGGTTggcttttactgttttaaattatcAATCAAACACATCAtatttctatatatacatatagatattatATATCCAAGGTACCTATGcatataaataagatatataaatatatacaaattacacTTACTTGATCAACCTTGAACATCACTTGCAATCAGGAACCAAACCGCCACCACCCATAACAGCCATGATCCGCCAAGAAACCACCTTAGCCACCTTACAAATATCTAACTatttctctctctccctctcctattTTCTGCAAACTGTTTTCTCTTATGATCTCCATGTTTCTATCAATTAAAGCAGCTGCAAACTTCAGCTTTCATACTGCTGTAAACATCGAAtcaaacaagccaccacaacaccACCATCACTTTAAATCACTGTTGCAGCTgtctcattttattttatttttcttttgattTCTGTTTCTGCGTGAACAACAGAAACGCTGCAGCTGCACCTCTGATACATTTAACCTTTTCTGTTTCTTCTTGTCCTCTTCGTAAACCCAGTTCGAACAACAACCTGATAAGTATAACTCACATCGGAGGTTTCAAGATCTTCCGGCGATTTCAGCGGCGGACGGCGGGAATCTTGAGAGGTGGAAGTGGTGGTTAGGTAAGTGGAAAAATCACCTTAATTATacggagctcttcgtgctgataacgtgttatgatTTAATATTGTATATGACATATATCTTACTAATATGAGGGAAGATAGAAGAGATTAaattcttattcaagaatggtgtatctactgattacaatcgataacatacttatGGTATAATAATTGACTGTGCAATTAGGTGGACCAGTAATATCTGTTATCCACCAAATATGTTGATTCATCAAATTTTACTTTATAAAAAGTGTCTGATATTAAATTTTGATGTATGACATAAGGCATACAATGACACAATACCAAAAACCCTGTTGCAATCTATATCGCGTTATCTATATGCATTTTAGGTCAACCAATATTCAAAGTTTCAGACCTCAAGCGTGGACTTGTTCCACGATCGATCTTAATTCACATATTTTTGCCCTAAATATTGCTTCTTAATTCCTACATTTAACTGCAGATCCATCACAAATCTTTATTCAACGCCACAATATTATGtctttattaaaccctaatcttcaAAGACCATCTCGAAACACTCAATTAGATCAAAATCCTCCTACCAttactaacaacaacaacaacaacaataacatcgCATCAACTACATCATCAGTCACTAACGTTCATAATTCGAGAAAAAAGTGGTCGAATTTGTTACCTATATTTCTAGTTATAGTTTTTATAGCAGAGATCAGCTTCTTAGGTCGATTAGATTTGATTAAGAATGGTGATCTGCTTAATTCATTGACTGAATCATTCTATCAGTTTACGACATCTTCATTTTCATCATTAGATGCGGTGGATTCCGGTGACGGTGATGGTGTTGATAATGGAGAGAGTTGTGAAGAGTGGTTGGAAAGAGTAGATGCTGTGGTTTATACTAGGGATTTTAAAAAAGAGCCAGTTCTTGTTACCGGTGCTGAACAGGTTTGTTTGTTTATATATGTTTACAGATATCTGTATTTCTCATAGTCAGTAGTTATTACggagtaatataattataattattattattataataattattattttttaaaatctAAGAAGATATGTCGCTCTATAAGTAAATTGATTTTTAGGTACTTATAAGATGTGATATATGATGTCAATTTGACTCTGATTTTGTGAATTGTGAGTCTTTATACTACACCATTGGTAGTTGGCAATCGTTTTCATGATGGTTTAAAGATGTTTTGAGTTATTTGGCTTGTTGGTCCAGGCTTGTCTGGATCTTATTAACtcatacattatatgattgaatatgAAGGTGTTTGTAGATTCCAAAAGTTTTCAATCTTTGTAGGTTAAAATCAGTTTCTATTATGTTAGGCATCTTACTTTTGTTTATTTTTTGTTTGAGGCGTTAAAACTAATGTTTGCCAACCGATTAGTGGTATGTGAAAATGATTGCATATATATCTAATAGGTTTGTGTATGATAACAGTAGTCTTATAAAAATATGTTTCCTGAAGGACTGGACTTCTTGTGCTGTGGAATGCAAGTTTGGGTTTAACAATAACAAAGTCGATGCGGCATTTGGGTTACCTAATGCTGCCGGGGCAGCTGGTATTCTTCGGTCAATGGAATCAGCTGAATATTATCCTGAGAACAACCTTGCTATGGCACGACGGTGGGTAAGCACTATTTTAGATAATCCGTAAATAAATGTATGCTAGAAGGGTAAGACTGACCTTCTCATACATACATGTATGCTAAATGTTACCTTTTGTATAATTTTGACTGAAATTCATGTAGAATAGAAATAAAGTTTTTCTTGACTGTGTTATCATCTTTCAGTAAGGGATACAGCGTCATTATGACAACTAGCCTCTCCTCAGATGTCCCCGTTGGTTATTTTTCATGGGCAGAGTATGATATAATGGCTCCAGTTCAGCCAAAAACTGAGAAAGCTTTGGCAGCTGCATTCATTTCTAACTGTGCTGCTCGCAACTTCCGCTTAGAAGCCCTTGAAGGACTTGAGAAGTCAAACATTAAGATTGATTCTTACGGTGGTTGTCACCGAAACCGTGATGGGAACGGTAAGCATCTGACATTTCGTTTCCCTACAGTTATAATTGGATCTACAATTTTGGTCCTTGTTACAAGTTGGTCATCACATTCTTTGTTTGTTCTTCTAATCGAATTCGATTGCTAAAACATTCTATTTTGCTTCTTGGCAGTGAACAAGGTTGAAGCATTGAAGCGTTACAAATTTAGCTTGGCTTTTGAAAATTCTAATGAGGAAGACTATGTTACTGAAAAGTTCTTCCAGTCTCTTGTAGCAGGTAtggaaatattatatatattaaattccctATCTCATTGAAAAAATGCACCTctattcattttttttctttattgcGAGTCTTTTTTTATTCTCTCTAGCTCACTTCCACCATTCAGGTTTTGTTTTGGTATTAAATCTACCGAAAAGTTTTACACACGAGGATTATGTATAGAAGCTATAACCATCTTATGTTTTCAACTCATTATATTGCACTTAGAGTTGGCAATGTTGACCCATTATTTTATGAATAGGTCACTTCATTTAGGGTGTGCTTTATCTCAAACGGGTCAAATTAATGAATTTGGATAATTTGGTCATGGTTCAAAGTGGGTGAATGACTTCCCATGACGTTTGTAATATACTATCTCTTAAATCTTGCGTGCTAACCAACCCCACTTGTTATGTTTTTTACGCATATTAAAAGTGACCCTTTTATAGCCTCTGCCATTATGACCTATTGACCTATCACCAAACCTTCCCATCATGACCTATTGACCTATCACAAAACCTTCCCATCATGACATGTTTTTTACTATGTTGGAGTAAGAAACATGATTGTTAGTGATGCATGATAATAAATGGAAGCTACATTGTAATTTGAAGGAACTGTccctgttgttgttggtactccaaaTATCCAAGATTTTGCTCCTGCACCTGGATCTGTTTTACATATTAAGGAACTAAAAGATATTGTGCCAGTTGCCAAGACCATGAAACGTCTTTCAGAGAATCTCACTGCCTACAATGAATCACTCAGGCAAGTTTATCTTCCGTCTTTTAAATTGAATACCAACACATATTGTTGAGATATGTGGCATGATAGGGTCATATAGCTCTACACATGGAATGCTAAATTGCATATGTGACATGTCGACTTTAGAAGTTAATAAATCTATATAGAAGACATGCAAAAACTTTAAACCATGAACTACAGTGTCTAATTGACCAAATTGTACAAACAATAACATTTTTAACATGGCATATATGTATGAAATTCTGACTAACCAGAGTCTAATTGGTTAATGGAAGCTGGAAAAGTTTTAATTAGTTAAAATTTGTCAGATTGATGGAAGTCATTTTATTGACTGTTTATAGTATTATAACGAAGTCTACATTATAGCTAGACTTGTTTGTAAATCATTTGTTACTTTCCATATAACAATCAATAGCTAATGGGTTCACCTACTTGTATTCTGCTTAAATTATTTATGCAGATGGAAATATGAGGGGCCTTCTGACTCTTTCAAGGCCCTTGTGGATATGGCTGCTGTTCATTCATCTTGTCGTTTATGTATTTTTCTTGCCACAAGAATCCGTGAGAACGAGGAAAAAAACTGTGCGGCAAAACGACCTTGCAAGTGTGAAAGAGGTTCACAAACTGTATATCACATCTATGTAAGAGAAAGAGGGAGGTTCGAGATGGAGTCTGTTTATCTTAGGTAAAATAAAACCTTTCAGTTGACTATTTTGACTTTATGAACTTCCATATTCTTATATGAACCAAATTCAGTTTTTTTCTTTGCCTCTGATTTCTATTTTTTCTGATGAACATTTGGGCAGGTCTGGGAACTTGACTATGGAGGCCTTAGCAGATGCTGTTATATTGAAGTTCAAGTCTTTAAAACACGAACCCATCTGGAAAGATGAAAGGCCTGAAATGCTAAGAGGTGATGTGAAGGTGcttaaaatttacagaatatacccTGTTGGTATGACACAAAGGCAAGCTTTATAcacatttagtttcaaaagtagtaCTGCTTTTAAAAGTCACATTAAAAGCAATCCGTGTGCAAAATTCGAGGTCATTTTTGTATAATCAAGTGCAACATTCATCCTAAACATAGTGTGTTAGCGAGGCTCTGAAGCTTAACCAGAAACCTGGATGGAATGCACACTCTTTTCGTTTAATGAAATTTTAATTTGATTTTGTAGAATCAAGTTACTATAGTACTATGTAAAAGTCAATCTTACAGTTGGAAGTTTGTACTTATTAAACACGGTATTCGATACTTAGTATTTGATATTTGATATGTATGTAGTTATTATACAAATAAATTATAATGAGGGAGGGTAGATGATGAATAGACCTTTTCATGTATGTATGTTTAGTTGTTTTACTTGTTACTTGATATGATAAACCCATGGTTAAAGAAACGACTTCTCTCTTACTCtacggtagaggaaggattgtctacatctcacctcccccatacctcgcatgtgcgggattgggttttgttgttgttgtgttgttgttgttgatatgatAAACCCACTTTTGGATTCTGTCAGTTCTGTCAACGTTCTCAAGCTTACTTCTGGTTTTGATGTGCAAAACTGTTGATAAGGATATATGTCAATCCAGTTTTGGTCCCTGGTATATCTTATTATTATGTCTTTAAGTAAAATTACTGCATGGCAAATTCACTGAGGAATGAGTCGAGTCTCGTTAAGACGGAAAGCGAGCCGGATGGATCAAGTTGATGATGATATTGCTGAAATACTAGTAGCATTTGTATATCATGACGCATGCTTGAATTAGTGAGCTAAAAGTGTCAGTTGAAGGAAAAGGGTCACATCACCAACAGATGGCTAATTGGGTGACTGACTGTGAGGGCGTTGTATTTTCGCTAACGAATATATACATGCAATATTCAAATTTTCCGTTCACACTTATTTTATTTGTTGCATTTCAATATTTCATAAGACTATCAATATCGCGGTGTCAAAAAGCTCCGTGAGATGAGCTGGTGTATATTTGACGGATAGTGACGAATTTAATGGGGCAGCAAGCTTAGGCGTTAGTCACTTTGGTGACTAAAGTGGGAGGAGGCGTGAGAGGCTgagagcactgggagtggtgactgaggtcacttggcatgtcaggcctgacttgctgagtcagaaaaagtgaGGAGTGGTGACCTCTGCTAGTTAGGCAtgtcagtttatatttttttttttttttatgattttaaatataacataaatgaatataattataaaaattaacataaatagaaatagaaataacttccattaaaataaaaattaaacattacaattcctaaaaaaaaaaaaacattacaattcctaaaaaaaaaaaaacattacaattcataaataaataaaaaaacattacAATTCATATTTATTAAAGACAAATACGAAACGCTTCAATTTCCACTTCGAAGCTTGGTCCGAATCGCCGCTTTCTTCGTTTGAAGAACTTGTGCATCTTCTTCATCCATTCCCGCCGTAGACATTTGTAGTATTTTCAAATCAAAGTAACTAGTCATTGATTCAAAAGTGCCGCTTGCACTTTCATCAAACGAGGATCTTGCGGAAGCGGCGGAGCTCGAAGACGTCTTTTGTGATTTTGATTTTCTTGATTTTCCGGGAGGTCGTGGTGTTGCATCCTCCCCATATAGCTCCGCATTTAGATTCTCTTCCGGTTCTTACGGTTCCTCATCTAGATCACAATCATCCAAACTAATACAATCACGTTTGCTTGTTTTAAGTGGAGTCGGATTGTTCCAGTTTTGCTTGTCCTTTAGGAATTCCCAAGCTAGGTAATTGTTAAACTTCTTAAACGTCTCCACCTTGTATTGTGCATCACAACGTTCTTTGAAATTGACATCACCTTCGCCACTACGTGGAACTCGTTTGAGACGACTCACGATTCCACCATACTTTCTGCAACATTCATTCATTTTTGTCCATTTGGAGGTCAACATATCCTTTGTTCGTTTGTAAGGTGGACCCCTAGAATGGTACTCATTCATAACCACGTTCCAAAACGAAGATGATTTTTGATCAATGCCTTGGTTTGGATCTTCA includes these proteins:
- the LOC139851848 gene encoding glycoprotein 3-alpha-L-fucosyltransferase A-like — translated: MSLLNPNLQRPSRNTQLDQNPPTITNNNNNNNNIASTTSSVTNVHNSRKKWSNLLPIFLVIVFIAEISFLGRLDLIKNGDLLNSLTESFYQFTTSSFSSLDAVDSGDGDGVDNGESCEEWLERVDAVVYTRDFKKEPVLVTGAEQDWTSCAVECKFGFNNNKVDAAFGLPNAAGAAGILRSMESAEYYPENNLAMARRKGYSVIMTTSLSSDVPVGYFSWAEYDIMAPVQPKTEKALAAAFISNCAARNFRLEALEGLEKSNIKIDSYGGCHRNRDGNVNKVEALKRYKFSLAFENSNEEDYVTEKFFQSLVAGTVPVVVGTPNIQDFAPAPGSVLHIKELKDIVPVAKTMKRLSENLTAYNESLRWKYEGPSDSFKALVDMAAVHSSCRLCIFLATRIRENEEKNCAAKRPCKCERGSQTVYHIYVRERGRFEMESVYLRSGNLTMEALADAVILKFKSLKHEPIWKDERPEMLRGDVKVLKIYRIYPVGMTQRQALYTFSFKSSTAFKSHIKSNPCAKFEVIFV